A window from Pseudomonas campi encodes these proteins:
- a CDS encoding glutathione S-transferase family protein — protein sequence MIELYTANTPNGVKIPIALEELGLDYQLIKLNLAAGEQKRPAFLALNPNGRIPVIVDLDGPAGQPISVFESGAILLYLAQKSPGLLPEDAFARWRAMEYLFLQVSAVGPMFGQAGWFLRSAAQPIAVAIERYCSEAVRLTGVLEARLSEHPWLAGAEYSLADISHFGWLRVADYAGVELSRFPAVQDWVARISARPAVQRAFARLQ from the coding sequence ATGATCGAGCTGTACACCGCCAATACGCCGAACGGCGTGAAGATACCAATCGCCCTGGAGGAGCTTGGCCTCGACTACCAGCTGATCAAGCTCAATCTGGCCGCCGGCGAGCAGAAGCGCCCGGCATTTCTGGCGCTTAACCCGAATGGTCGCATCCCGGTCATCGTCGATCTCGACGGGCCGGCTGGGCAGCCGATCTCGGTATTCGAGTCCGGGGCCATCCTCTTGTACCTGGCGCAGAAAAGCCCAGGGCTGTTGCCAGAGGACGCCTTCGCCCGCTGGCGCGCGATGGAGTATCTGTTTTTGCAGGTCTCCGCCGTTGGCCCGATGTTCGGCCAGGCGGGCTGGTTTCTGCGCTCGGCCGCACAACCGATTGCCGTGGCCATCGAGCGCTATTGCAGCGAAGCCGTGCGCCTGACCGGGGTACTCGAGGCACGTCTGAGCGAACACCCCTGGTTGGCGGGTGCCGAGTATTCGCTGGCCGATATCAGTCATTTTGGTTGGCTGCGAGTGGCGGATTACGCCGGTGTCGAACTTTCCCGTTTTCCCGCAGTACAGGACTGGGTGGCGCGTATCAGCGCTCGCCCGGCAGTGCAGCGGGCGTTTGCCAGGCTGCAGTGA
- a CDS encoding NAD(P)H-dependent glycerol-3-phosphate dehydrogenase, which produces MTEQQPVAVLGGGSFGTAIANLLAQNGQHVRQWMRDPEQAAAMRSQRENPRYLKGIKLHPGVEPVTDLAATLAACELVFVALPSSALRQALQPVAGALAGKLLVSTTKGIEAQSFKLMSQILEEVAPQARIGVLSGPNLAREVAEQALTATVIASEDEQLCLRVQEALHGRTFRVYASRDRFGVELGGALKNVYAIIAGMAVAMGMGENTKSMLITRALAEMTRFAVKLGANPMTFLGLAGVGDLIVTCSSPKSRNYQVGFALGEGLSLEDAVARLGEVAEGVNTIKVLKAKAEELQIYMPLVTGLHAILFEGRTLAQVIEALMRAEPKTDVDFISTSGF; this is translated from the coding sequence ATGACCGAGCAACAACCAGTCGCCGTATTGGGTGGCGGCAGCTTTGGTACTGCCATCGCTAATCTGCTGGCACAGAACGGCCAGCATGTCCGCCAGTGGATGCGTGATCCGGAGCAGGCCGCCGCGATGCGCAGCCAGCGCGAGAACCCGCGCTACCTCAAGGGCATCAAACTGCACCCGGGCGTCGAGCCGGTGACCGACCTGGCCGCGACCCTGGCCGCCTGCGAGCTGGTATTCGTCGCCTTGCCGTCCTCGGCCTTGCGCCAGGCCCTGCAGCCGGTAGCGGGCGCGCTGGCTGGCAAACTGCTGGTCAGTACCACCAAGGGGATCGAGGCGCAGAGCTTCAAGCTGATGAGCCAGATCCTCGAGGAAGTTGCCCCGCAGGCGCGCATCGGCGTGCTGTCCGGGCCCAACCTGGCGCGCGAAGTGGCCGAGCAGGCGCTGACCGCCACGGTGATCGCCAGTGAAGACGAACAACTCTGCCTGCGTGTGCAGGAAGCTCTGCACGGGCGTACCTTCCGTGTCTACGCCAGCCGCGACCGTTTTGGCGTGGAGCTGGGCGGGGCGCTGAAGAACGTCTACGCGATCATCGCCGGTATGGCCGTGGCGATGGGCATGGGCGAGAACACCAAGAGCATGCTGATCACCCGCGCGCTGGCAGAAATGACCCGTTTCGCGGTCAAGCTTGGCGCTAATCCCATGACCTTCCTCGGCCTGGCCGGGGTCGGCGACCTGATCGTCACCTGCTCGTCGCCCAAGAGCCGCAACTATCAGGTTGGTTTTGCTCTCGGCGAAGGTCTCAGCTTGGAAGACGCCGTGGCGCGGCTCGGCGAAGTGGCCGAAGGGGTCAACACCATCAAGGTGCTCAAGGCCAAGGCCGAGGAGCTGCAGATTTACATGCCTTTGGTCACGGGTTTGCATGCCATCCTCTTCGAGGGGCGTACCCTGGCCCAGGTGATCGAGGCGCTGATGCGTGCCGAGCCGAAGACCGACGTCGATTTCATTTCCACCAGTGGTTTCTGA
- a CDS encoding pirin family protein gives MASLLLIQPRAEDIAGQPILRPLPSAKCRSVGPFVFFDHMLEQAYPPGSGMNINSHPHIGLSTLTYLFTGELQHKDSLGSDQHVRPGDVSWMTAGRAVAHVERTPEALRRTGSRLHGLQVWLALPQELEEGEPSYSHHPAASLPRSEAMGVQITLIAGSGFCLESPVPIHSPTLYAELKLQAGASLLIPAEQRERALYLIDGEARLEDDELPLHSLAVLPEGEELLLSACGECHLALIGGEPLGPRRMFWNFVASDPALLEQAKQRWASGDWPQVPGESQRIELPSRT, from the coding sequence ATGGCGAGCCTGCTACTGATTCAGCCGCGAGCGGAAGACATCGCCGGGCAACCCATCCTGCGCCCGCTGCCTTCGGCCAAGTGCCGCAGTGTCGGCCCCTTCGTGTTCTTCGACCATATGCTGGAACAGGCCTACCCGCCCGGCAGCGGGATGAACATCAACTCGCATCCACATATCGGCCTGTCCACCCTCACCTACCTGTTCACCGGCGAGCTGCAGCACAAGGACAGCCTCGGCTCGGACCAGCACGTGCGGCCCGGCGATGTCAGCTGGATGACCGCCGGACGCGCCGTGGCCCACGTCGAACGTACGCCCGAAGCACTGCGCAGAACCGGTTCACGCCTGCACGGCCTGCAGGTGTGGCTGGCCCTGCCGCAAGAGCTTGAGGAAGGCGAACCAAGCTACAGCCACCACCCGGCCGCCAGCCTGCCGCGCAGCGAGGCCATGGGTGTGCAGATCACCCTGATCGCCGGCTCCGGCTTCTGCCTCGAATCGCCCGTGCCCATACACTCACCGACCCTCTACGCCGAGTTGAAACTGCAGGCCGGGGCCAGCCTGCTGATCCCGGCCGAGCAGCGCGAGCGCGCCCTGTACCTGATCGACGGCGAGGCCAGACTGGAGGACGACGAGCTGCCCCTGCACAGCCTGGCCGTACTGCCCGAAGGCGAGGAATTGCTGCTCAGCGCCTGCGGTGAATGCCACCTGGCACTGATCGGCGGCGAGCCGCTGGGGCCGCGGCGGATGTTCTGGAACTTCGTCGCCAGCGATCCAGCCCTGCTGGAACAAGCCAAGCAGCGCTGGGCAAGCGGGGATTGGCCGCAGGTGCCGGGCGAATCGCAGCGCATCGAGTTGCCGAGCCGCACATGA
- a CDS encoding DUF3859 domain-containing protein, translating to MKVLSLTALALSLASSLAMADVRVEGPIEYGVFATQFKDPQPGERVLTRANQQIEQTEQVPAQLGTKFGMRYRLAGKTESGEPLTLMYFTPGLIGPDGRRQDKIEVVQKLAPGAAQDVMAFEFTERHEVVPGEWRFMVFQGDRKLVEQSFLVR from the coding sequence ATGAAAGTGTTGAGCCTGACTGCCCTGGCCCTGAGCCTGGCATCCAGCCTGGCGATGGCCGATGTGCGTGTCGAGGGGCCGATCGAGTACGGGGTGTTCGCCACCCAGTTCAAGGACCCGCAACCGGGCGAGCGGGTGCTGACCCGAGCCAACCAGCAGATAGAGCAGACGGAGCAGGTACCGGCCCAACTGGGTACCAAGTTCGGTATGCGCTATCGCCTGGCCGGCAAGACCGAAAGCGGCGAGCCGCTGACCCTGATGTACTTCACTCCCGGGCTGATCGGGCCGGATGGCCGGCGCCAGGACAAGATCGAAGTAGTGCAGAAGCTGGCACCGGGCGCAGCGCAGGACGTGATGGCCTTCGAGTTCACCGAGCGCCACGAAGTGGTGCCGGGGGAGTGGCGCTTCATGGTGTTCCAGGGCGATCGCAAGCTGGTTGAGCAGAGCTTCCTGGTACGCTGA
- a CDS encoding DNA-binding domain-containing protein: protein MNAADQAVFAQALDRPEATIPWQLGNLPEQRFAQRFNMLRNTVHAGRIEALRQVYPAVERLLGADYFTALAALFSSQHPPSSAVLHEYGAHLAVFIEQFPPLADWPFLADVARLEWARLHAFHAADALPLQLDGLGEEALHRLLDLRLQWHPSVTLLRSTYPLWSLWFAAELPHADWPGENVLVWRQGLQLMTRKVDDSSADLLEQLRHRRSFSEAALVLQAQMDMAQLCARFSMFLSWQIFSASER, encoded by the coding sequence ATGAATGCTGCGGATCAGGCCGTATTTGCCCAGGCCCTGGACAGGCCCGAGGCCACCATCCCCTGGCAACTGGGCAATCTGCCAGAGCAGCGTTTTGCTCAGCGCTTCAACATGCTGCGCAACACCGTGCATGCCGGGCGTATCGAGGCCTTGCGGCAAGTCTACCCGGCTGTGGAGCGGCTCCTGGGCGCGGACTATTTCACGGCGCTGGCGGCACTGTTCAGCAGTCAGCATCCGCCAAGCTCGGCGGTGTTGCATGAGTACGGTGCGCATCTGGCGGTGTTTATCGAACAGTTTCCACCCTTGGCCGACTGGCCTTTTCTGGCGGACGTTGCTCGCCTGGAGTGGGCACGTTTGCATGCCTTTCATGCGGCCGATGCGCTACCCCTGCAACTCGATGGTCTGGGCGAGGAGGCGTTGCATCGCCTGCTGGATCTGCGCTTGCAATGGCACCCCAGCGTCACCTTGCTGCGCTCGACTTACCCGCTCTGGTCGCTGTGGTTCGCTGCAGAGCTGCCGCACGCTGACTGGCCGGGCGAAAATGTCCTGGTCTGGCGCCAGGGACTGCAGCTGATGACCCGCAAGGTGGATGACAGCAGTGCGGATCTGCTTGAGCAATTGCGGCATCGCAGGTCTTTCAGCGAGGCGGCGCTAGTTTTGCAGGCGCAGATGGATATGGCGCAGCTCTGTGCGCGGTTCAGCATGTTCCTAAGCTGGCAAATATTTAGCGCATCCGAACGCTAG
- a CDS encoding substrate-binding periplasmic protein, with translation MPRLLALLALLCCGPLLAGERLTYPLHSSEDDPEAYVVELLRLALDKSGAGHQLVPSRLAMAQSRAQQSLEQNDNSVQLMWTMTTKEREQILLPIRIPIYKGLIGWRVALVREEDRHWLKSVRSLADLKPMRIGQRSDWPDTAILRSNGLQVVTSQSYPSLFRMLDAGRFDLFPREVVVAWDEQARANQQGLQLAVDEHVVLHYPTAFYFFTSRARADLAADIERGLERMIADGSFEQLFDSHHGATIRKAQLDKRQVIELHNPDLPELTPFAREELWYQPAAPQ, from the coding sequence ATGCCCCGCCTGCTCGCCTTGCTTGCCCTACTCTGCTGCGGCCCCTTGCTGGCCGGCGAGCGCCTGACCTACCCGCTGCACTCCAGCGAGGACGACCCCGAAGCCTATGTGGTCGAGCTGTTGCGCCTGGCCCTCGACAAGAGTGGTGCCGGTCATCAACTGGTGCCGTCCCGTCTGGCCATGGCGCAGAGCCGCGCACAGCAGTCGCTGGAGCAGAACGACAACAGCGTGCAGCTGATGTGGACGATGACCACCAAGGAGCGCGAGCAGATCCTCCTGCCGATCCGCATCCCCATCTACAAGGGCCTGATTGGCTGGCGCGTGGCCCTGGTGCGCGAGGAAGACCGCCACTGGCTGAAGTCCGTACGCAGCCTGGCCGACCTCAAACCCATGCGCATCGGTCAGCGCAGCGACTGGCCGGACACCGCCATCCTGCGCAGCAATGGCCTGCAGGTGGTCACCAGCCAGAGCTACCCGAGCCTGTTCCGCATGCTCGATGCCGGGCGCTTCGACCTCTTCCCACGGGAAGTGGTGGTGGCCTGGGACGAGCAGGCACGGGCCAACCAGCAAGGGCTGCAACTGGCGGTGGATGAACATGTGGTACTGCACTACCCCACCGCCTTCTACTTTTTCACCTCACGGGCACGGGCAGACCTGGCCGCGGATATCGAGCGCGGCCTGGAACGGATGATTGCCGACGGCAGCTTCGAGCAGCTGTTCGACAGCCATCACGGCGCGACCATCCGCAAGGCACAACTGGACAAGCGCCAAGTCATCGAGCTGCACAACCCCGACCTCCCGGAACTGACCCCCTTCGCCCGTGAAGAGCTGTGGTACCAGCCCGCCGCACCCCAGTAG
- a CDS encoding ATP-binding protein encodes MSFGRNWTIHSRTQLISVGPALLLTVLLISFFTYERLQDLRQELNRTGQLIASQLAPAAEYGVISDNLAVLDNLLRSTLTTSHVRFLEVRDREENILVYVEQQNHPGSTSVEVFHAPIHLQQAGQPGIRDKLSDDYLGRVVVGMSGEAFTSRQQAILFKAAVLGLFALLLTFLLARQLARRLAQPISDMGQALQALQSGDYQPPLAETATGELGDLARHINKLALSLADASHEQQLAMTQLIKTREEAEQANRAKSDFLAMMSHELRTPMNGVLGMLQLLETTEMTHEQDEYAALATESTEHLLKVINDILDFSRIERGALELERIPFNLLELLQGSIQVFQHSAQQHGLHLNLENQPGLEQFEVQGDPTRIRQILVNLLGNALKFTEDGGIRIETRWQPLDNEVLWFTCAVHDSGIGIAPQRLERMFDAFQQADSSISRRYGGTGLGLSIARTLAERMGGTLHARSTEGQGSVFTLEIPLPFSLRPYTEESGSQPLNHYGEGQEVLLVEDNPVNQTVIEAMLRSLGYQVSLVSDGAQAVHSARQRTYAAVLMDCRLPVMDGYEATRQIRQLQTYSKTPIIALTANALQGDREACLQAGMNDYLAKPFKRADLERILLRWLSKRGH; translated from the coding sequence ATGAGCTTCGGCCGTAACTGGACTATTCATAGCCGTACTCAGCTGATCAGTGTGGGCCCCGCCCTACTGCTGACCGTACTGCTGATCAGTTTCTTTACCTATGAACGCTTGCAGGACCTGCGCCAGGAACTCAACCGTACTGGCCAGCTGATCGCCAGCCAACTGGCACCGGCGGCCGAGTACGGGGTCATTTCCGACAACCTGGCGGTGCTCGACAACCTGCTCCGCTCCACGCTAACAACCTCGCACGTACGCTTTCTCGAAGTGCGCGACCGTGAAGAGAACATCCTGGTCTATGTCGAGCAGCAGAATCACCCCGGCAGCACGTCCGTGGAGGTTTTCCATGCCCCCATCCACCTGCAGCAAGCCGGCCAGCCAGGCATTCGCGACAAACTCAGCGACGACTATCTGGGGCGTGTGGTGGTGGGCATGTCCGGCGAGGCCTTCACCAGCCGCCAGCAGGCCATTCTGTTCAAGGCCGCCGTTCTGGGCCTGTTCGCCCTGCTCCTGACCTTCCTTCTGGCGCGCCAACTGGCGCGGCGCCTGGCCCAGCCGATCAGCGACATGGGGCAAGCCCTGCAAGCCCTGCAGAGCGGCGACTACCAGCCGCCGCTGGCGGAAACCGCCACTGGCGAGCTGGGCGACCTGGCCCGCCATATCAACAAGCTGGCGCTCAGCCTGGCCGATGCCAGCCATGAGCAGCAGCTGGCCATGACCCAGCTGATCAAGACCCGCGAAGAAGCCGAGCAGGCCAACCGGGCCAAATCGGACTTTCTGGCGATGATGAGCCATGAGCTGCGCACCCCCATGAACGGCGTGCTGGGTATGCTGCAGCTGCTGGAAACCACCGAAATGACCCACGAGCAGGACGAATACGCCGCCCTGGCCACCGAGTCGACAGAGCATCTGCTCAAGGTGATCAACGACATCCTCGACTTCTCCCGCATCGAGCGCGGTGCCCTCGAACTGGAGCGCATTCCGTTCAATCTGCTGGAGCTACTGCAGGGCTCTATCCAGGTGTTCCAGCACAGCGCGCAGCAACATGGTCTGCATCTGAACCTAGAGAACCAACCGGGCCTGGAACAGTTCGAGGTGCAGGGTGACCCGACGCGGATCCGCCAGATTCTGGTCAACCTGCTGGGCAATGCGCTGAAGTTCACCGAGGACGGTGGCATTCGCATCGAGACCCGCTGGCAGCCGCTGGATAACGAAGTGCTGTGGTTCACCTGCGCCGTGCATGACAGCGGCATCGGCATCGCACCGCAGCGTCTGGAGCGCATGTTCGACGCCTTCCAGCAGGCCGACTCGTCGATTTCCCGGCGCTATGGTGGCACCGGCCTCGGCCTGTCGATCGCCCGCACCCTGGCCGAACGCATGGGCGGCACCCTGCATGCGCGCAGCACGGAGGGTCAGGGCTCGGTGTTCACCCTGGAAATCCCCCTGCCGTTCAGCCTGCGCCCGTACACCGAGGAGTCAGGCAGCCAGCCACTCAACCACTATGGCGAAGGCCAGGAAGTGCTGCTGGTGGAGGACAACCCGGTCAACCAGACCGTGATCGAAGCCATGCTGCGCAGCCTCGGCTATCAGGTCAGCCTGGTCAGCGATGGCGCCCAGGCGGTGCACAGCGCCCGCCAGCGCACCTATGCGGCGGTACTCATGGATTGTCGGCTGCCAGTCATGGATGGTTACGAAGCCACCCGCCAGATTCGCCAGCTGCAGACGTACAGTAAGACCCCGATCATCGCCCTCACGGCCAATGCCTTGCAGGGCGATCGCGAAGCCTGCCTGCAGGCCGGGATGAACGATTACCTGGCCAAACCGTTCAAGCGCGCCGATCTCGAACGCATATTGCTGCGCTGGCTGAGCAAACGTGGTCACTGA
- a CDS encoding YHS domain-containing (seleno)protein, with amino-acid sequence MNLKKSVIASSLAAALTLGAGALLTVTSSYAYDETSTAAINVDAQAVILKGYDSVAYFSKGMPTLGDKRFAAKHDGATYYFASAENLQKFQANPSQYAPQYGGYCAMGAALGKKLDVDPTQFKVVDGKLYLNVNADVFQKWSQDVAGNIQKAEANWPLIKDKAANTL; translated from the coding sequence ATGAACCTGAAAAAATCCGTTATCGCCAGCTCCCTGGCCGCCGCACTGACCCTGGGTGCCGGTGCACTGCTGACCGTCACCAGCAGCTACGCCTACGACGAGACTTCTACCGCCGCCATCAACGTCGATGCCCAGGCCGTTATCCTCAAGGGCTATGACAGCGTGGCCTATTTCAGCAAAGGCATGCCGACCCTCGGTGACAAGCGCTTCGCCGCCAAACATGACGGCGCCACCTACTACTTCGCTTCCGCGGAAAACCTGCAGAAATTCCAGGCCAATCCGAGCCAGTACGCTCCGCAGTACGGCGGTTATTGCGCCATGGGCGCAGCGCTGGGCAAGAAGCTCGACGTGGACCCGACCCAGTTCAAAGTGGTCGACGGCAAGCTCTATCTGAACGTCAACGCCGATGTGTTCCAGAAGTGGTCGCAGGACGTGGCGGGCAACATTCAGAAGGCCGAGGCCAACTGGCCGCTGATCAAGGACAAGGCCGCCAACACCCTGTAA
- a CDS encoding OsmC family protein: MIRISTENGLRHSIEIGEHLLHTDVPVEFGGEASGPEPHDLFDAAIGACKALTLMLYAKQKGMPLDGLDVQVSRDDSEERQGVYRLAVQLELHGALDDAQRQQLLRIADKCPVHKLVTSSEVQITTQLEGA; the protein is encoded by the coding sequence ATGATCCGCATCAGCACAGAGAACGGCCTGCGCCACAGCATCGAAATCGGCGAGCACCTGCTGCATACCGACGTCCCCGTCGAGTTCGGCGGCGAGGCCTCCGGCCCCGAGCCCCATGACCTGTTCGATGCCGCCATCGGTGCCTGCAAGGCGCTGACCCTGATGCTCTACGCCAAGCAGAAAGGCATGCCGCTGGACGGCCTGGATGTACAGGTCAGCCGCGACGACAGCGAAGAGCGCCAGGGGGTCTATCGCCTGGCCGTACAACTGGAGCTGCACGGTGCCCTGGATGATGCCCAGCGCCAGCAATTGCTGCGCATCGCCGACAAATGCCCAGTGCACAAGCTGGTGACCAGCAGCGAGGTACAGATCACCACCCAGCTCGAAGGCGCCTGA
- a CDS encoding DUF692 domain-containing protein: MNCKPLQAGAGVAFKPQYFEALLADPQRLDFIEIHAENYFGAGGLLHAQMGALREHLPLSVHGVGLSLGGTQALDAGHLQRLAELCRRYEPVLVSEHLAWSSHAGVYLGDLLPIAYDRATLDRLVEHVDQLQCALQREVLIENPAACLRLAHSEMSEVEFLHSLSQHSGCGVLLDLNNLLISSHNCGGDPWEYLQQLPPERVGEVHLASHTRVELPDGESVLVDEHGSAVADATWQLYAEWVRHAGKCPTLVEWDRNLPTWSVLAAEADCVRSLQCVPFMPAITLDVPL, encoded by the coding sequence ATGAACTGCAAACCACTGCAAGCGGGCGCCGGTGTGGCGTTCAAGCCGCAGTATTTCGAGGCTCTGCTGGCCGATCCACAGCGGCTGGACTTTATCGAGATCCATGCCGAGAACTACTTCGGCGCAGGTGGTTTGCTGCATGCGCAGATGGGCGCCTTGCGCGAACATCTGCCACTTTCCGTGCACGGGGTCGGCTTGTCCCTGGGCGGCACCCAGGCGCTGGATGCCGGGCATCTGCAGCGGCTGGCCGAACTGTGTCGGCGCTATGAACCGGTATTGGTGTCCGAGCACCTGGCGTGGTCCAGTCATGCGGGCGTCTACCTCGGCGATTTGCTGCCGATTGCCTATGACCGCGCGACGCTGGATCGCCTGGTCGAGCATGTCGATCAGTTGCAGTGCGCGTTGCAGCGCGAGGTACTGATCGAAAACCCGGCCGCTTGTCTGCGACTGGCGCACAGCGAGATGAGCGAGGTCGAGTTTCTGCACAGCCTGAGCCAGCACAGTGGCTGCGGAGTGCTGCTGGATTTGAACAACCTGCTGATCAGTAGCCACAACTGTGGCGGCGACCCGTGGGAATACTTGCAGCAGTTGCCGCCTGAGCGCGTCGGTGAGGTGCATCTGGCCAGCCATACTCGCGTTGAGCTGCCCGATGGCGAGTCTGTGCTGGTGGATGAGCACGGCAGTGCGGTCGCCGATGCCACCTGGCAGTTGTATGCCGAATGGGTGCGCCACGCCGGCAAGTGCCCGACGCTGGTCGAATGGGATCGCAACCTGCCGACCTGGTCGGTACTGGCAGCGGAGGCCGACTGTGTGCGCTCGTTGCAGTGCGTGCCCTTCATGCCAGCGATCACGCTGGACGTGCCGCTATGA
- a CDS encoding DUF2282 domain-containing protein, with product MDRRTFNATLALSLASALLASVTSVSAAQTAVNAGKEKCYGISLAGQNDCAAGPGTSCAGTSKVDYQGDAWKLVPTGTCTTIVTPKGTGSLTPLKRS from the coding sequence ATGGATCGTCGTACCTTCAACGCCACCCTGGCGCTGTCTCTGGCCAGTGCATTGCTGGCCAGCGTCACCAGCGTCAGTGCCGCGCAAACTGCGGTCAACGCCGGCAAGGAAAAGTGCTATGGCATCTCCCTGGCCGGGCAGAACGATTGTGCCGCCGGCCCCGGAACATCCTGTGCCGGAACGTCCAAGGTCGACTACCAGGGCGATGCCTGGAAGCTGGTGCCCACAGGCACCTGCACCACGATCGTGACGCCCAAGGGCACGGGTTCGTTGACTCCGCTCAAGCGCAGCTAG
- the fabB gene encoding beta-ketoacyl-ACP synthase I, whose amino-acid sequence MRRVVITGLGIISCLGNDKDTVSASLRASKPGIRFNPAYAEMGLRSQVSGSVDLNLEELIDRKVLRFMGDAAAYAYLSMEQAIKDSGLTPEQVSNPRTGLIAGSGGASTLNLMESFDTLREKGVKRIGPYRVTRTMGSTVSACLATPFQIKGVNFSISSACATSAHCIGQAMEQIQLGKQDIVFAGGGEEEHWTQSCLFDAMGALSSQYNETPEKASRAYDAKRDGFVIAGGGGMVVVEELEHALKRGAKIYAEIVGYGATSDGYDMVAPSGEGAIRCMQQALATVDAPIDYLNTHGTSTPVGDVAEIRGVREVFGDKAPPISSTKSLSGHSLGAAGAQEAIYCMLMMEGKFIAGSANIDELDPEVADMPILRQTRENVELNTVMSNSFGFGGTNATLVLQRYKG is encoded by the coding sequence ATGCGCCGCGTCGTGATCACCGGTCTGGGTATCATTTCCTGCCTGGGCAATGACAAAGACACCGTTTCCGCCAGCCTGCGTGCCAGCAAGCCGGGCATCCGCTTCAATCCGGCCTACGCCGAAATGGGCCTGCGCAGTCAGGTATCGGGTTCGGTCGACCTCAACCTCGAAGAGCTGATCGACCGCAAGGTCCTGCGCTTCATGGGCGATGCGGCGGCGTATGCCTACCTGTCGATGGAGCAGGCGATCAAGGACTCCGGCCTCACCCCCGAGCAGGTTTCCAACCCGCGTACCGGCCTGATCGCCGGCTCCGGCGGCGCCTCCACGCTGAACCTCATGGAATCCTTCGATACCCTGCGCGAAAAAGGCGTCAAGCGCATTGGCCCTTACCGCGTCACCCGCACCATGGGCAGCACCGTGTCGGCCTGCCTGGCCACGCCGTTCCAGATCAAGGGCGTGAACTTCTCCATTTCCTCGGCCTGCGCCACCAGCGCGCATTGCATCGGCCAGGCCATGGAGCAGATCCAGCTGGGCAAGCAGGACATCGTGTTTGCCGGCGGTGGCGAGGAAGAACACTGGACCCAGAGCTGCCTGTTCGACGCCATGGGCGCCCTCTCCAGCCAGTACAACGAAACCCCGGAGAAGGCCTCGCGCGCCTACGACGCCAAGCGTGACGGTTTCGTCATCGCCGGCGGTGGCGGCATGGTGGTGGTTGAAGAGCTGGAGCATGCGCTCAAACGCGGCGCCAAGATCTACGCGGAAATCGTCGGTTACGGCGCCACCTCCGATGGCTACGACATGGTCGCGCCGAGCGGCGAAGGTGCAATCCGCTGCATGCAGCAGGCCCTGGCTACCGTTGATGCCCCCATCGACTACCTGAACACCCACGGCACCTCCACCCCGGTGGGAGATGTCGCGGAAATCCGCGGCGTGCGTGAAGTGTTCGGTGACAAGGCGCCGCCGATCAGCTCGACCAAGAGCCTGTCCGGTCACTCTCTGGGCGCCGCCGGCGCGCAGGAAGCGATCTACTGCATGCTGATGATGGAAGGCAAGTTCATTGCCGGTTCGGCCAACATCGACGAGCTGGACCCGGAAGTGGCCGATATGCCGATCCTGCGCCAGACCCGCGAGAATGTTGAACTGAACACGGTGATGAGCAACAGCTTCGGTTTCGGTGGCACCAACGCCACCCTGGTCCTGCAACGCTACAAGGGCTGA
- the fabA gene encoding 3-hydroxyacyl-[acyl-carrier-protein] dehydratase FabA, with protein MTKQNAFTREDLLRCSRGELFGPGNAQLPAPNMLMIDRIAHISETGGKYGKGEIVAELDINPDLWFFGCHFEGDPVMPGCLGLDAMWQLVGFYLGWQGNPGRGRALGSGEVKFFGQVLPTAKKVTYNIHIKRTISRSLILGIADGTVSVDGREIYSAEGLRVGLFTSTDSF; from the coding sequence ATGACCAAGCAAAACGCCTTTACCCGGGAAGATCTGCTGCGCTGCAGCCGCGGCGAGCTGTTCGGCCCGGGTAACGCGCAACTGCCCGCCCCAAACATGCTGATGATCGACCGCATCGCCCATATCAGCGAAACCGGCGGCAAGTATGGCAAAGGCGAAATCGTCGCCGAGCTCGATATCAATCCGGACCTGTGGTTCTTTGGTTGCCACTTCGAAGGTGACCCGGTGATGCCCGGCTGCCTGGGCCTCGACGCCATGTGGCAGCTGGTCGGCTTCTACCTCGGCTGGCAGGGCAATCCGGGCCGCGGCCGCGCCCTGGGTTCGGGCGAAGTGAAGTTCTTCGGTCAGGTGTTGCCCACCGCCAAGAAAGTCACCTACAACATCCATATCAAACGCACCATCAGTCGCTCGCTGATCCTCGGCATCGCCGACGGCACCGTCAGCGTCGATGGCCGCGAGATCTACAGTGCCGAAGGCCTGCGTGTTGGCCTGTTCACCTCTACCGACAGTTTCTAA